The following are encoded together in the Desulfomicrobium apsheronum genome:
- a CDS encoding response regulator: protein MDRKTVLVIDDEEHVRMLYAEELRALGYDVTLSDGSEDPLTLVEDHKPDLIILDIKLESRSGLDMLQIIRCKHAKLPIILCTAYDSFRFDLKSIAADAYVVKSYDSSELMRAVKKLI from the coding sequence ATGGATCGGAAGACGGTTCTGGTGATCGACGATGAAGAGCATGTGCGAATGCTTTATGCCGAGGAACTTCGCGCCCTGGGCTATGATGTCACACTTTCGGACGGGAGCGAAGATCCGCTGACCCTGGTGGAGGATCACAAGCCCGACCTGATCATCCTCGATATCAAACTTGAGAGCAGGTCGGGACTCGACATGCTCCAGATCATCCGTTGCAAGCATGCCAAACTGCCCATCATCCTGTGCACGGCCTACGACAGCTTTCGCTTCGACCTCAAATCCATCGCCGCCGACGCCTATGTGGTCAAATCGTACGACAGTTCCGAGCTAATGCGGGCGGTTAAAAAGCTCATCTGA
- the gcvH gene encoding glycine cleavage system protein GcvH, with protein sequence MNPKELLYAKSHEWVKIEGDEAVVGISHFAQEQLGDLTFVELPQPGDQAEAGAEIGTVESVKAASEIYSPVSGEITAVNTELENAPELVNKDAFGAGWLFKVRLASAPEGLLDADAYAALCAAEAH encoded by the coding sequence ATGAATCCCAAGGAACTTCTATACGCAAAATCCCATGAATGGGTCAAAATCGAAGGCGACGAGGCCGTGGTCGGCATCAGCCATTTTGCCCAGGAACAGCTCGGTGACCTGACCTTCGTCGAACTCCCCCAGCCCGGCGACCAGGCCGAGGCCGGAGCCGAGATCGGAACCGTGGAATCGGTCAAGGCTGCCAGCGAAATATACTCCCCGGTCAGCGGAGAGATCACCGCTGTCAACACGGAACTGGAAAACGCGCCCGAGCTGGTCAACAAGGATGCATTCGGCGCAGGCTGGCTGTTCAAGGTCCGCCTTGCCTCCGCGCCCGAAGGACTTCTGGACGCCGACGCCTACGCAGCCCTGTGCGCCGCCGAAGCGCACTAA